From a region of the Ficedula albicollis isolate OC2 chromosome 1A, FicAlb1.5, whole genome shotgun sequence genome:
- the NFAM1 gene encoding NFAT activation molecule 1 isoform X2, giving the protein MLKYTKFSICYYWINSLDQETSIFSSSNTVVIPPGQENKTATLPYNYTITPLGNTFSTGTYYCKVKWNDIEKMGKGVFVLVRDTGYVNTSYGWEILVTLTVLLAVLSIIATALLLWKRKELCPRRSQLSILRQKVETRLPSASPPPAPLPVYDSLDVRQVDVYSSLENNTNNPAHGKSAPGKTPKKQETLEESSDTLYENI; this is encoded by the exons ATGCTGAAATACACCAAATTTTCCATCTGCTATTACTGGATAAATTCACTGGATCAGGAGACATCTATCTTTAGTAGTTCGAACACCGTAGTCATTCCTCCTGGACAAGAGAATAAGACTGCTACCTTACCTTACAACTACACTATCACGCCACTTGGAAACACCTTTTCTACTGGCACATACTACTGCAAGGTCAAATGGAATGATATcgaaaaaatgggaaagggagTGTTTGTCCTTGTTAGAG ATACAGGATACGTAAATACCTCTTATGGGTGGGAAATCCTTGTTACCCTTACTGTTCTTCTTGCTGTATTGAGCATCATTGCAACAGCTCTGCTTCTGTGGAAAAGAAAG GAGTTGTGCCCTAGAAGGAGCCAGCTGAGTATCTTGAGACAGAAGGTGGAAACACGGCTCCCTTCAGCCAGcccaccaccagcaccactTCCTGTCTATGAT AGCCTGGATGTGCGGCAAGTTGATGTCTATTCTAGCCTTGAGAACAACACAAACAACCCAGCACATGGAAAAAGTGCTCCAGGGAAG